In Sphingobacterium zeae, one genomic interval encodes:
- a CDS encoding trans-sulfuration enzyme family protein, with translation MTSNTETILVHEGQQFNQTSAVTTPIYQTSTYIADPDPMEYIKAATEPKHPYFYHRHGNPTNSQVATILAKLEKTEDALVFATGMAAISTAILAIVKSGDHIVAQHAHYSGTAIFFKEFLTDYGITVTAVDQTDISAFEKAIQANTKLIYIETPSNPNLYITDLKAIGELAKKHGIQSMVDNTFASPINQTPTDFGIDVVVHSATKYLGGHSDLTAGIVCGTRDYIARVWKRSVALGASLAPLDSWLLLRGLKTLSLRVKQINTNALKLAEFLDQHPKIKKVSYPGLANHPQHELAAQQMKGFSGMLCIDVDGKNEEEAFLNAQKLINGLHIFINAASLGGVESLIVHPASMWGRHHTKEQKEASGITLGMLRISVGIEHIDDLIADLKQALDQIN, from the coding sequence ATGACAAGCAATACTGAAACAATCCTCGTTCATGAAGGACAGCAATTCAACCAGACATCTGCAGTAACCACTCCAATTTATCAGACATCAACCTACATTGCAGACCCAGATCCAATGGAGTATATTAAAGCCGCTACCGAACCAAAGCATCCTTATTTTTATCATCGCCATGGCAATCCAACGAATAGTCAAGTGGCTACCATCTTAGCGAAGTTGGAAAAAACAGAGGATGCACTGGTATTTGCAACTGGTATGGCAGCGATCAGTACGGCCATATTGGCTATCGTTAAATCGGGAGATCATATTGTCGCCCAGCATGCACATTATTCCGGAACGGCTATTTTCTTTAAGGAGTTCTTAACGGATTATGGCATTACAGTTACTGCTGTGGATCAAACAGATATTTCAGCTTTTGAAAAAGCTATTCAGGCAAATACCAAGCTGATATATATAGAGACTCCATCCAATCCCAATCTCTATATCACGGATCTAAAAGCGATCGGAGAACTCGCCAAAAAGCATGGGATTCAGAGCATGGTCGATAATACCTTTGCCTCCCCCATTAACCAAACACCGACAGATTTTGGAATTGATGTCGTTGTCCATAGCGCTACGAAATATTTGGGTGGACATAGTGATCTCACTGCCGGTATCGTATGCGGCACACGGGACTATATTGCGCGTGTATGGAAACGGTCTGTCGCTTTAGGGGCATCACTTGCACCGCTTGACTCCTGGTTATTGTTACGCGGATTAAAAACACTAAGTCTACGGGTCAAACAGATCAATACCAATGCGCTGAAGCTGGCCGAATTTTTGGATCAACATCCAAAAATAAAAAAGGTCAGTTACCCTGGATTAGCCAACCATCCACAACATGAGCTTGCAGCCCAACAGATGAAAGGCTTTTCGGGCATGCTTTGCATCGATGTTGATGGTAAAAATGAGGAGGAGGCATTTTTAAATGCACAGAAACTCATCAATGGCTTGCACATATTTATCAATGCTGCCAGTTTAGGTGGTGTTGAATCCCTTATTGTACACCCAGCGAGTATGTGGGGACGCCATCATACAAAGGAACAGAAAGAAGCTTCGGGAATCACACTTGGAATGCTACGCATCTCCGTTGGGATCGAACATATCGATGATTTAATCGCCGACTTAAAACAAGCCTTGGACCAGATTAACTAG
- the mfd gene encoding transcription-repair coupling factor yields MGIQEILEKYSQSESVQSLTKAMQSKNPKIQLKGLIGSSDAFIAVSSYNLQERPMVFILPTHEDASYFLSDLESLLDKQVLFFPSSYRKAFDFTQTDSANVLQRAETLSSLNHTSELPKMVVTYPEAIAEKVINRNDLDKNTLEITENTALSIDFINEFLIEYDFDRVDFVYEPGQFAIRGGIVDIFSFSNDLPYRIEFFGDDIESIRTFDIESQLSVKKIHKVTIVPNVQAKFLTSQHISLLEYIDQGATIWIKDAQFTLDIVKDGLKKAEKLWVGLTDKQKKDNPEWHNPAHEFTDEKNLNALFFEFPIVEFGKQFFYKAENTFKFDIHPQPSFNKDFNLLIHNFKENEDQRIQNLIFSDSTKQVERIYTILEDLDKSATFIPIHKALREGFRDDSLKLACYTDHQIFDRYYKYKRKKAYERSQAITLKDLRDLKPGDFITHIDHGVGRYGGLEKVDVNGKSQEMIRLIYADNDLLYVNINSLNRISKYSGKEGTVPKMNKLGTDAWDKLKKTTKKKVKDIARDLIMLYAKRKAQHGNAFSPDSYLQNELEASFIYEDTPDQEKATADVKKDMESPHPMDRLICGDVGFGKTEVAIRAAFKAVADSKQVAVLVPTTILALQHFRTFSERLKGLPCNIDYINRFKTTKQIKDTLARLAEGKIDIIIGTHRLVSKDVKFKDLGLMIIDEEQKFGVAVKEKLKVMRANVDSLTLTATPIPRTLHFSLMGARDLSIISTPPPNRQPVQTELHVFNETLIGEAVSYELDRGGQVFFIHNRVADLPQLGNLIRKLVPGARVGVAHGQLEGDELEDVMLKFINHDFDVLIATTIIEAGLDIPNANTIIINHAHMFGLSDLHQMRGRVGRSNKKAFCYLLSPPLSTLTPEAYKRLSAIEEFSELGSGFNVAMRDLDIRGSGNLLGGEQSGFIAEIGFEMYHKILDEAIQELKEDEFSEVFADEKERKYVSFTQIDTDLEVLIPDEYVTNITERYNLYTELSKLENEQQLAAFEQELEDRFGPIPREVFELFNTLRLQWFGKTIGFEKIAYKKHTLKAYFVSNPKSSYFESDQFGRVLSFVQSHPEISNLKEVKGQLRLALNNVNTIGYALNLLREML; encoded by the coding sequence GTGGGAATTCAAGAAATATTAGAAAAATACAGCCAAAGCGAATCCGTCCAGTCGCTAACCAAGGCTATGCAATCCAAAAATCCGAAAATTCAGCTTAAAGGACTTATTGGATCATCGGATGCATTTATAGCCGTATCTTCTTACAACTTACAGGAACGTCCAATGGTGTTTATCTTACCGACCCATGAAGACGCATCTTATTTTTTAAGCGATCTGGAAAGCCTGCTGGATAAGCAGGTCCTTTTTTTTCCCTCGTCTTATCGAAAAGCATTTGATTTTACACAGACCGACTCTGCCAACGTATTGCAGCGTGCAGAGACTTTAAGTTCGCTCAATCATACCTCAGAATTACCTAAAATGGTTGTTACGTACCCTGAGGCGATTGCGGAGAAAGTAATCAACCGAAATGATTTGGATAAGAATACGTTGGAGATAACAGAGAATACTGCTTTGAGTATTGATTTCATCAATGAATTCTTGATTGAATATGATTTTGATCGCGTAGATTTTGTGTATGAGCCTGGACAGTTCGCGATACGAGGAGGCATCGTAGACATCTTTTCTTTTTCTAACGATCTTCCTTACCGTATTGAATTCTTTGGCGACGATATTGAAAGCATACGGACATTTGACATTGAGTCGCAGCTTTCCGTCAAAAAGATCCACAAAGTAACCATTGTTCCTAACGTTCAGGCTAAGTTCTTGACATCACAGCACATTTCGCTGCTAGAATATATTGATCAGGGCGCCACGATCTGGATAAAAGACGCTCAATTCACCCTAGATATTGTAAAAGATGGATTAAAGAAAGCGGAAAAATTATGGGTGGGGCTAACAGATAAGCAGAAAAAGGATAATCCCGAATGGCATAACCCTGCCCATGAGTTTACAGATGAGAAGAATCTCAATGCCTTATTCTTTGAGTTCCCGATCGTCGAATTCGGCAAACAATTCTTTTATAAAGCAGAGAATACCTTTAAGTTCGATATCCATCCGCAACCCTCTTTCAATAAAGATTTTAATCTTTTAATCCATAATTTCAAGGAGAATGAAGACCAACGTATCCAAAACCTTATCTTTTCAGATTCAACCAAACAGGTTGAGCGTATTTATACCATTCTAGAAGATCTTGACAAATCGGCAACCTTCATCCCGATTCATAAAGCTTTAAGGGAGGGCTTTAGAGACGACAGTTTAAAACTGGCATGCTATACGGATCACCAAATATTTGACAGGTATTATAAATACAAACGTAAGAAGGCTTACGAGCGTTCGCAGGCAATTACGCTGAAGGATTTAAGAGATCTCAAACCAGGCGATTTTATTACCCATATTGACCACGGTGTCGGCCGATATGGAGGTTTGGAAAAAGTGGATGTTAACGGTAAATCTCAGGAAATGATCCGTCTGATCTATGCAGATAATGATCTTTTGTATGTAAACATCAACTCCTTAAACCGCATCTCAAAGTATTCAGGCAAAGAGGGCACAGTCCCCAAAATGAATAAATTGGGTACGGATGCTTGGGACAAACTCAAGAAGACAACCAAGAAAAAGGTCAAAGATATTGCGCGGGACCTGATTATGCTCTATGCCAAACGCAAAGCGCAGCACGGAAATGCTTTTTCACCGGATAGCTACTTACAGAATGAATTGGAGGCCTCCTTTATTTATGAGGATACACCCGATCAGGAAAAGGCTACTGCTGATGTAAAAAAAGATATGGAATCTCCACATCCAATGGATCGATTGATCTGTGGGGACGTCGGGTTTGGAAAAACGGAAGTTGCCATCCGTGCGGCTTTCAAAGCTGTAGCAGACAGTAAGCAGGTTGCCGTACTCGTACCGACGACAATTCTTGCACTGCAGCATTTCCGTACATTTTCGGAGCGACTGAAGGGTCTTCCATGCAATATAGACTACATCAATCGTTTTAAAACGACCAAACAGATTAAAGATACCTTAGCAAGGCTTGCCGAAGGAAAAATAGACATTATTATAGGCACACATCGTCTTGTGAGCAAAGATGTTAAGTTTAAAGACCTCGGCCTGATGATTATTGATGAAGAGCAGAAATTTGGCGTTGCTGTAAAGGAAAAATTGAAAGTTATGCGTGCGAATGTAGATTCGCTAACACTGACAGCAACACCAATTCCAAGGACATTGCACTTTTCATTGATGGGGGCCCGCGATTTAAGTATTATCTCCACTCCTCCCCCCAACCGGCAGCCTGTACAGACAGAACTGCACGTTTTCAATGAAACATTGATCGGCGAGGCAGTCAGCTACGAACTTGATCGAGGTGGGCAGGTATTCTTTATCCATAATCGTGTGGCGGATCTTCCGCAGCTGGGCAATTTAATCCGTAAACTGGTCCCCGGAGCCCGGGTCGGTGTGGCTCATGGCCAGCTTGAAGGCGATGAACTTGAGGATGTAATGCTCAAATTTATCAACCATGATTTTGATGTCTTAATTGCAACTACGATTATTGAAGCGGGTCTTGATATTCCAAATGCCAATACGATCATTATCAATCACGCACATATGTTTGGCCTGAGCGATCTACACCAAATGCGCGGTCGGGTAGGTCGTTCCAATAAGAAAGCATTTTGTTATCTCCTCAGTCCACCATTGTCAACTTTAACACCGGAGGCTTACAAACGACTTTCGGCGATAGAAGAATTTTCTGAACTGGGCTCTGGATTTAATGTTGCCATGCGCGATCTGGATATACGCGGTTCGGGAAACCTCCTAGGAGGCGAACAATCGGGTTTTATTGCCGAAATTGGTTTCGAAATGTATCATAAAATCTTAGACGAGGCCATTCAGGAGCTTAAAGAAGACGAATTTTCGGAAGTATTCGCCGATGAAAAAGAACGAAAATATGTCTCCTTTACACAGATTGATACAGACCTCGAAGTATTGATTCCCGACGAATATGTGACAAATATTACGGAGCGATATAATCTGTATACCGAACTGTCCAAACTGGAAAACGAGCAGCAATTGGCAGCCTTTGAGCAGGAGCTTGAAGATCGCTTTGGTCCTATTCCACGTGAAGTATTTGAATTATTCAATACACTCCGTTTGCAGTGGTTTGGTAAAACGATCGGCTTCGAAAAAATAGCGTACAAAAAACATACGCTGAAAGCTTACTTTGTCAGTAATCCTAAATCAAGCTACTTTGAGTCAGACCAATTCGGCCGCGTATTATCTTTTGTACAAAGCCATCCAGAGATCAGCAACCTGAAAGAAGTTAAAGGCCAGCTCCGTTTGGCGTTGAACAATGTGAATACCATTGGATATGCACTGAACCTCTTGAGAGAAATGTTATAA
- a CDS encoding HAD-IB family phosphatase, whose translation MKNYYIIDFDSTFTQVEALDELARISLEHHPDREAIYLEIERYTNLAMEGKLSFREALAGRVKLLNANKTHLDKLVSHLKKKVSTSFSRNREFFKKNADTAWIVSGGFKEFITPVVTPYHIKTENIYANTFRFDEEGNIIGFDEENPLSNEGGKVQLLRQLKIEGKLFGIGDGYSDFQLKESGLIEKFFAFTENIQRKSVTDKADFITPSFDEFLYVNDLPRAISYPKNRILCLIVGDVPEIAAHILKRDGFSIRIKDTIEEKYIKDVGMLLLGGNIDISDELLQQADKLKTIGYLGDIKGHINKDICNAKGIVVFDDKKNKKKNSEFIPRRMAEFINNGDTYLSRNFPNLILPKVKQVTRLLHIHKNVPGIMAQINKVYAQNNINIVAQFLMTKSDIGYAVTDIQGEYDKDLLKQLKQIENTIKFRILY comes from the coding sequence ATTACATCATTGATTTTGATAGTACATTTACGCAAGTAGAAGCGCTTGATGAGCTTGCACGAATCTCTTTGGAACATCACCCCGACCGCGAGGCTATCTACCTGGAAATCGAGCGGTACACCAATCTTGCGATGGAGGGTAAACTATCTTTTCGCGAAGCTTTGGCCGGCCGTGTAAAGCTTTTAAATGCCAATAAAACTCATCTAGATAAACTTGTTTCACATCTTAAAAAGAAGGTATCAACCTCTTTTTCGCGAAATCGTGAATTCTTCAAAAAAAATGCTGACACCGCGTGGATTGTCTCAGGAGGTTTTAAAGAGTTTATAACACCTGTCGTTACCCCTTACCATATAAAGACCGAAAATATCTATGCCAACACATTCAGATTCGATGAAGAAGGCAATATTATCGGTTTTGACGAAGAGAATCCACTGTCAAATGAAGGTGGAAAAGTGCAATTATTGAGACAATTAAAAATTGAAGGAAAGTTATTTGGCATTGGCGACGGATATTCCGACTTCCAATTAAAAGAGTCGGGGTTAATTGAAAAGTTTTTTGCATTCACTGAGAATATCCAACGTAAAAGCGTGACTGATAAAGCCGATTTCATTACACCAAGTTTTGATGAGTTCCTCTATGTCAATGATCTTCCCCGTGCAATATCCTATCCCAAGAATCGTATCCTATGTTTGATTGTGGGGGATGTACCAGAAATAGCAGCTCATATCTTAAAAAGAGATGGCTTTTCAATCCGGATAAAGGATACCATTGAAGAAAAGTACATCAAAGATGTCGGTATGCTACTATTGGGCGGCAATATTGATATCAGTGATGAGCTGCTTCAGCAAGCTGACAAATTAAAAACAATCGGGTATTTGGGCGATATCAAAGGGCATATCAATAAGGACATCTGTAACGCCAAAGGTATTGTCGTTTTCGACGACAAGAAGAATAAAAAGAAGAATTCAGAGTTTATTCCTCGTCGAATGGCTGAATTCATTAATAATGGCGACACATACCTTAGCCGTAATTTTCCGAATCTGATTTTACCCAAAGTGAAACAGGTAACCAGATTGCTCCATATCCATAAAAACGTTCCTGGAATCATGGCTCAAATCAATAAGGTATATGCTCAAAATAACATCAATATTGTGGCCCAATTTTTAATGACCAAAAGCGATATCGGATATGCGGTAACAGATATACAAGGAGAATACGATAAAGATCTTTTGAAACAACTCAAACAGATCGAGAATACAATAAAATTTAGAATCTTATATTAA